The DNA region CGTAATTATAATGGTCGCCGGTGAATGAATAGGTTGTTGACGTGGCGTATATTTTACGGTTAAAAACTTACGGATAAATTGCACGAGTCGAGATAATTTTTTGTGTAAAAAAAGTAAAATCTGGAATTTGGCAGAGTGGAGCCCAAGGAAAGCCGAAGCTGCAGAACTTCGTCGAGGCCTCAGAATATTTGTGATGGCAAATGCCCTCTCTCGTCATGGCTTTTTCACCTCCACATCCGCCTCATCTCCTTTCTCTGGTGCCGGCCACTGCGACACGCCCATGTCTTCAAGAGGCGTGGAAGATTGAATTAAGGCTTTGGTGATCGGGACAATCACTACGATGCCCACCCAACCGCTGCTGTTTCAAATTCTATTTCCCCCCTTGTATTTTGCACGAGGATCAGAAATATACCGAGGGTGAAACTGAAATTTCTAGTGCTTTTCTGTATATAAACATTGTCTTCCGAAGGTACGAATCATTCGCCATAATTGCAGAGATTCTCTTCGTTGTTCAGAGATGGCTTCCAATGGCGCCATGGCGGCGGCCGCCGCTGCAAGTGGCGAAGGCGGcaagaaagagaagggaaacggcGCTTCCAAGTCCCTGGCTTCTCCcaagggcggcggcggcggcatgtGCCTCTGCTCGCCGACGACGCACCAGGGCTCCTTCCGCTGCCGGCACCACCGCTCCCAGTCCACGGCGTGGATGCGGC from Zingiber officinale cultivar Zhangliang chromosome 4B, Zo_v1.1, whole genome shotgun sequence includes:
- the LOC121974293 gene encoding uncharacterized protein LOC121974293; translated protein: MPTQPLLFQILFPPLYFARGSEIYRGDSLRCSEMASNGAMAAAAAASGEGGKKEKGNGASKSLASPKGGGGGMCLCSPTTHQGSFRCRHHRSQSTAWMRRSNSMPSSVKPS